In Fimbriimonadaceae bacterium, the genomic window ACTCGGTTTCGAATTTCGATCGTGTCGCCAGGCACGCCGATGAGTCGTTTGATGTAATCCGTCATCTTCTGGCCAGGCATCAACGCCCTTTCCGGTGGCTTGAAGACGATAATGTCGCCCCGCTGCGGCTCCGTGTAGCGGTAAATCAGCTTGTTGACGATAACGAAATCGTTCTCCCGCATCGTGGTCTGCATCGAACCACTAGGAATGTAAAAGGTCTGGAGGAAGAACGGTCGAATAACGAAGAAGACGAAGATGCCGGCATAGATCACGGCATCGAGCAGCTCGTTTAGAAACTTGCCGAAGACGTAAGGGCCTGAACGAAGATGCCTAGGCGTGTTTTTAAGCCACGGATGCATGAGCACACGCAAGATCGTGGCGCCCAGGACGAAGTAGAAAATGCTGGTTAGACTGGCCCTGGCGAGGGTATCGACCACGCCCATGAAGCCCGAAGGCTGCTGTGCGTGTGCGAAAGTCCAGATCATGCGCTAGAAATATTAGCGCTTTTCGCGAATGCGCGCGTCTTTACCGACCTTGTCCCGAAGGTAATAGAGCTTGGCCCGGCGGACGCGGCCGCGTCGAAGCACCTCGAAGCCTGCCACGTTCGGCGAATGGACGGGGAAGGTTCGTTCGACTCCGACGCCGTTGCTGATCTTTCGGACGGTGACGTTCTTCGCGATGCCGCCATTGCGGACGGCCAATACCAAGCCCTCGAACGCCTGGATGCGCTCTTTGCCGGCTTCGCGTACCTTAACCTTCACGCGAACCGTGTCGCCAGGTCGCATATCGGGGACATCGGCTTTGATGCACGGTGCGGCAACGCTTTCCAAAATGGCTTGCTTGGACATGGTGAACCCTCTGCGATCCCGCAGGACGGGTCGCGAGGCAAAATTATAGCAGATTCAGGTCGTCTTTGGAAAGGCGCGCCTTGGCAAAGAGGTCCGGCCTGCGTTCACGGGTTATCTGCAGCGATATCTTGCGCTTCCACGCCGCGATCTGGCCGTGGTTTCCCGACTGGAGCGGTGCCGGCACCTCGAGGCCACGAAACTCGGCCGGTCTCGTATATTGTGGTGCGGTGAGCAGTCCATCT contains:
- the rplS gene encoding 50S ribosomal protein L19 translates to MSKQAILESVAAPCIKADVPDMRPGDTVRVKVKVREAGKERIQAFEGLVLAVRNGGIAKNVTVRKISNGVGVERTFPVHSPNVAGFEVLRRGRVRRAKLYYLRDKVGKDARIREKR